A genomic segment from Dechloromonas denitrificans encodes:
- a CDS encoding ATP-binding cassette domain-containing protein, with protein MPYLKLSDACLAYGHVPLLDHADFLLDPGERVALIGRNGTGKSSLLAALAAGSGRGKLDDGEVWVQPGIRVGYVPQEPPFDMASTVFEAVVSGMGETSKILAEYHEVVHHLSDGTGDQDALLARMETLQHELESRGAWAYEAQAEKVIDRFGLDPEASVGSLSGGQKKRLALAQALAVAPEVLLLDEPTNHLDIAAIEWLETMLIEMGVTLFFITHDRSFLDRVCTRIVELDRGKLASFPGSFKEYQVRKEALLHDEGLANARADKLLKEEEVWIRKGVEARRTRAVFRVQRLDQLRAERQARRERMGKVNLQIDAGDKSGKLVAELEHVNKSYGQRQIVRDFSARIQRGDKIGVIGSNGAGKTTLLRMILGELQPDSGIVRQGTKIDVAYFDQFRTQLNPDSSLSDIISPGSDWVEIGGARKHVIGYLEDFLFAPERARSPVSSLSGGERNRLLLARLFARPANVLVLDEPTNDLDIETLELLEELLAKYDGTLFLVSHDRTFLDNVVTQTIAAEGDGFWKEYAGGYTDWATYRVSRAKENADKAKNESRPVAKAAEPAKAKVEKLSWKEQRELESLPEKIAGLEAEQADLSKRLEDASIYQTDPRAAQQAADRLAAIDDELLVLLERWEILEARGNPA; from the coding sequence ATGCCTTACCTCAAACTTTCCGATGCCTGTCTCGCCTACGGCCACGTGCCGCTTCTTGATCACGCCGATTTTTTGCTCGATCCGGGTGAGCGTGTTGCCCTGATCGGCCGCAATGGTACTGGCAAGTCCTCCTTGCTGGCGGCACTGGCCGCCGGTAGTGGTCGTGGCAAGCTTGATGATGGCGAAGTCTGGGTGCAGCCCGGGATTCGCGTCGGCTATGTGCCGCAGGAACCGCCTTTTGACATGGCGTCGACGGTTTTCGAAGCAGTGGTTTCCGGCATGGGCGAAACCTCCAAAATCCTCGCTGAATACCATGAAGTCGTGCATCACTTGTCCGATGGAACGGGCGACCAGGACGCGCTGCTGGCGCGCATGGAAACCTTGCAGCACGAGCTTGAAAGCCGCGGTGCCTGGGCTTACGAGGCGCAGGCCGAGAAAGTCATCGATCGTTTCGGTCTGGACCCTGAGGCCAGTGTCGGGAGTTTGTCCGGCGGTCAGAAAAAGCGTCTGGCGCTGGCTCAGGCGCTGGCGGTTGCGCCTGAGGTTCTGCTGCTCGACGAACCGACCAATCACCTCGATATTGCCGCCATCGAATGGCTGGAGACGATGCTCATTGAAATGGGCGTCACGCTGTTCTTCATTACCCACGACCGTTCTTTCCTCGATCGCGTGTGTACCCGCATCGTTGAACTGGATCGCGGCAAACTGGCCAGCTTTCCCGGCAGCTTCAAGGAGTACCAGGTCCGCAAGGAAGCCTTGTTGCACGATGAAGGGCTAGCCAACGCGCGGGCCGACAAGCTGCTGAAGGAAGAGGAAGTTTGGATTCGCAAGGGTGTCGAAGCGCGCCGGACGCGGGCTGTTTTCCGCGTTCAGCGGCTCGATCAGCTGCGGGCTGAACGTCAGGCGCGGCGCGAGCGGATGGGCAAGGTCAATCTGCAGATCGATGCCGGTGATAAAAGCGGCAAGCTGGTTGCCGAGCTGGAACACGTCAACAAATCCTACGGTCAACGGCAAATTGTGCGCGATTTCTCGGCGCGTATTCAGCGTGGCGACAAGATTGGCGTGATTGGCTCGAACGGCGCTGGCAAGACGACGCTGTTGCGGATGATCCTTGGCGAATTGCAGCCGGATTCCGGCATTGTTCGCCAGGGCACCAAGATTGACGTCGCTTATTTCGACCAGTTCCGTACCCAACTGAATCCAGACTCTTCGCTGAGCGACATCATCTCGCCCGGATCCGACTGGGTTGAAATCGGTGGTGCGCGCAAGCATGTCATCGGCTATCTGGAAGATTTCCTCTTTGCCCCGGAACGCGCCCGCTCACCGGTCAGTTCGTTGTCTGGCGGAGAACGCAATCGCCTGCTGCTGGCGCGCCTGTTTGCCCGGCCGGCCAATGTGCTGGTCCTCGACGAGCCGACCAACGACCTCGATATCGAAACGCTGGAACTGCTCGAAGAACTGCTCGCCAAGTACGACGGCACGCTGTTCCTGGTCAGTCATGACCGGACCTTCCTCGACAATGTCGTGACGCAGACCATTGCCGCAGAGGGCGATGGTTTCTGGAAGGAATATGCCGGTGGTTACACCGATTGGGCGACCTACCGGGTGAGCCGTGCCAAGGAAAACGCCGACAAGGCAAAGAACGAATCGCGCCCGGTGGCCAAGGCCGCCGAGCCGGCCAAGGCCAAGGTTGAGAAACTGTCGTGGAAAGAGCAACGCGAACTCGAATCGCTGCCTGAAAAGATTGCCGGCCTGGAAGCCGAGCAGGCCGATTTGTCGAAGCGCCTCGAAGATGCCTCGATTTACCAGACCGACCCTCGTGCGGCCCAGCAGGCTGCTGACCGGCTTGCGGCCATCGATGATGAATTGCTGGTCCTGCTCGAACGCTGGGAAATTCTTGAAGCACGCGGGAACCCGGCGTAA